A genomic region of Solanum dulcamara chromosome 2, daSolDulc1.2, whole genome shotgun sequence contains the following coding sequences:
- the LOC129879902 gene encoding origin of replication complex subunit 4 — translation MGVENPAEQAQVLLRTRLCNPNFIFTIFSDSPDSNYSKLKYIMSSSVTEACNNSALLLGPRGCGKVATLEMVIKGLLQEYPDTICVIKLNGLLHSEDNFALKEIARQLCIENQLIFSKMASFDDNSQFVIAMLRECGLAHKTIIFVLDEFDLFTQGKQRLLYSLLDAMQSVTSQAVVIGVSCRLDADQLLEKRVRSRFSHRKLLFLPPSQEDLQKILQHALLLPTESSLPPQYVAAYNKKLLNTLSDDKFKDIIESLCNSDSTFNHLLRFLFSSVCHMDMKSGVLSLDNFKTAVSSIQRQPKLEALQDCSILELYILVCLRRLEVKEQETTNFNSVMKEYKAVHDSFQTTDYYARNVCLRAFEHLLQRQLISLVDNRGHSQSVEFRPVRLLVSSHELHQGLKSYRSCPAILHKLL, via the exons ATGGGTGTTGAAAATCCAGCAGAACAAGCTCAGGTTCTGCTAAGAACAAGGCTTTGCAATCCCAAttttattttcaccattttctctGATTCCCCAGATAGCAATTACAG CAAATTGAAGTACATAATGTCAAGTTCAGTAACTGAAGCATGTAACAACTCAGCTCTACTTCTTGGCCCTCGTGGTTGTGGAAAAGTTGCG ACTTTAGAGATGGTTATCAAGGGTTTACTGCAAGAATATCCAGACACGATCTGTGTG ATTAAACTGAATGGACTCTTACACAGCGAGGACAATTTTGCTTTGAAG GAGATAGCAAGGCAATTGTGCATAGAAAATCAATTAATCTTCTCAAAGATG GCATCGTTTGACGATAATTCCCAGTTTGTGATAGCCATGTTAAG GGAGTGCGGATTGGCACATAAAACTATTATATTTGTGTTGGATGAGTTTGACCTTTTTACACAG GGTAAACAACGATTACTCTATAGCTTGCTAGATGCAATGCAGTCAGTAACTTCGCAAGCTGTTGTCATTGGTGTGAGTTGCAGATTG GATGCTGATCAACTCTTAGAGAAGAGAGTAAGGTCTCGTTTCTCGCATAGAAAGCTGTTGTTTCTACCCCCTTCGCAAGAAGACTTGCAAAA AATTTTGCAGCACGCTTTACTACTGCCAACAGAGTCAAGCCTTCCTCCCCAATATGTAGCTGCTTATAACAAAAAGCTTCTT AATACTTTGTCAGATGACAAATTTAAAGACATCATTGAGTCATTATGCAATTCTGATTCAACTTTTAACCATCTATTGAGATTTCT GTTTTCTTCTGTGTGCCATATGGATATGAAATCTGGAGTTTTATCACTTGATAACTTTAAAACAGCAGTATCAAGTATTCAACGGCAACCCAAGTTAGAAGCCTTGCAAG ATTGCTCCATTTTAGAGCTATATATACTTGTTTGCTTGAGGAGGTTGGAAGTCAAAGAGCAAGAGACGACTAACTTCAATTCAGTAATGAAAG AGTATAAAGCCGTACATGATTCATTCCAAACAACAGACTATTATGCACGGAATGTATGCCTCCGG GCATTTGAACATCTTTTACAACGCCAATTGATCTCCTTGGTTGACAACAGAGGGCACAGCCAATCTGTTGAGTTTCGTCCGGTGAGGCTTTTGGTCTCATCACATGAACTACATCAGGGACTGAAATCATACCGTTCCTGCCCA GCTATTCTTCATAAACTACTTTGA
- the LOC129879905 gene encoding CDP-diacylglycerol--serine O-phosphatidyltransferase 1-like isoform X1 yields the protein MLLYLLSEKAEEVELSQARAMEPNGHRKGNKKNTVTLQNGDLSALNIDDEFDPWTSWANKPHTITLLFIGACLLIWASGVLNSQNTSSGDIVASVKRGVWAMIAVYLAYSLLQAPSTVLIRPHPAIWRLVHGMAVIYLVALTFLLFQKRDDAQQFMRYLHPGLGIELPERSYGADCRIYVPENPTNRFKNLYDTLFDEFVLAHIIGWWGKAIMIRNQPLLWVLSIGFEFMELTFRHMLPNFNECWWDSIILDILICNWFGIWAGMCTVRYFDGKTYEWVGISRQPNIMGKVKRTLGQFTPAHWDKDEWHPLLGPWRFIQVLSLCVIFLTVELNTFFLKFCLWIPPRNPLIVYRLVFWWLIALPTIREYNSYLQDRKPAKKVGAFCWLSLAICIVELLICIKFGHGSFPNPMPKWVVILWSCVGTGLLMSLAAWSWHLHRTMRRKRD from the exons ATGCTTCTATATCTTTTAAG CGAAAAGGCTGAAGAGGTTGAACTCTCACAGGCTAGGGCTATGGAGCCTAATGGACATAGAAAGGGTAACAAAAAGAATACAGTTACCCTTCAAAATGGTGATCTTAGCGCATTGAATATTGATGATGAGTTTGATCCATGGACTTCCTGGGCGAACAAACCTCACACTATTACGTTGTTATTTATTGGTGCATGTTTACTCAT TTGGGCTAGTGGAGTTCTCAACTCACAAAACACTTCTTCTGGTGATATTGTGGCATCTGTGAAAAG GGGTGTTTGGGCTATGATTGCTGTGTATCTTGCTTACTCTTTGCTACAAGCCCCCTCAAC GGTGCTCATTAGGCCTCATCCTGCCATTTGGCGCCTGGTTCATGGAATGGCTGTCATTTACCTTGTTGCTTTGACCTTTTTGCTTTTTCAG AAGCGGGATGATGCTCAGCAATTTATGAGATACCTGCATCCTGGTCTTGGTATCG AGCTACCTGAAAGATCCTATGGTGCTGATTGCAGAATCTACGTACCTGAAAATCCCACAAACAGGTTTAAGAATCTTTAT GACACACTGTTTGATGAGTTTGTTTTGGCTCATATCATAGGGTGGTGGGGAAAGGCCATCATGATTCGTAATCAGCCTCTTTTGTGGGTTTTATCCATTGGATTCGAGTTTATGGAG CTTACCTTCCGCCACATGTTACCAAACTTCAACGAGTGTTGGTGGGACAGCATTATTCTAGACATATTGATCTGCAACTGGTTCG GCATATGGGCTGGAATGTGCACGGTTCGGTATTTTGACGGGAAAACATATGAGTGGGTTGGTATAAGCAGGCAACCAAATATCATGGGCAAG gTCAAGCGAACACTTGGCCAATTTACACCAGCTCATTGGGATAAAGATGAATGGCATCCGCTTCTAGGTCCATGGCGGTTTATTCAAGTCCTTAGTCTTTGTGTCATATTCTTGACTGTGGAGTTAAACACATTCTTCTTAAAGTTCTGTCTTTGGATTCCTCCAAGAAATCCTTTGATAGTGTATAGATTGGTTTTCTGGTGGTTAATTGCATTACCAACAATCCGCGAATATAACTCGTACCTACAGGACAG AAAACCAGCGAAAAAGgtaggagcattttgttggcTTTCACTGGCGATATGCATTGTTGAGCTCCTAATCTGTATCAAGTTTGGACATG GATCATTTCCAAATCCAATGCCCAAGTGGGTGGTAATTTTATGGTCATGTGTTGGTACTGGCCTTTTGATGTCGTTGGCTGCATGGTCGTGGCACTTGCATAGAACGATGAGGAGAAAGCGCGATTGA
- the LOC129879905 gene encoding CDP-diacylglycerol--serine O-phosphatidyltransferase 1-like isoform X2 — protein sequence MEPNGHRKGNKKNTVTLQNGDLSALNIDDEFDPWTSWANKPHTITLLFIGACLLIWASGVLNSQNTSSGDIVASVKRGVWAMIAVYLAYSLLQAPSTVLIRPHPAIWRLVHGMAVIYLVALTFLLFQKRDDAQQFMRYLHPGLGIELPERSYGADCRIYVPENPTNRFKNLYDTLFDEFVLAHIIGWWGKAIMIRNQPLLWVLSIGFEFMELTFRHMLPNFNECWWDSIILDILICNWFGIWAGMCTVRYFDGKTYEWVGISRQPNIMGKVKRTLGQFTPAHWDKDEWHPLLGPWRFIQVLSLCVIFLTVELNTFFLKFCLWIPPRNPLIVYRLVFWWLIALPTIREYNSYLQDRKPAKKVGAFCWLSLAICIVELLICIKFGHGSFPNPMPKWVVILWSCVGTGLLMSLAAWSWHLHRTMRRKRD from the exons ATGGAGCCTAATGGACATAGAAAGGGTAACAAAAAGAATACAGTTACCCTTCAAAATGGTGATCTTAGCGCATTGAATATTGATGATGAGTTTGATCCATGGACTTCCTGGGCGAACAAACCTCACACTATTACGTTGTTATTTATTGGTGCATGTTTACTCAT TTGGGCTAGTGGAGTTCTCAACTCACAAAACACTTCTTCTGGTGATATTGTGGCATCTGTGAAAAG GGGTGTTTGGGCTATGATTGCTGTGTATCTTGCTTACTCTTTGCTACAAGCCCCCTCAAC GGTGCTCATTAGGCCTCATCCTGCCATTTGGCGCCTGGTTCATGGAATGGCTGTCATTTACCTTGTTGCTTTGACCTTTTTGCTTTTTCAG AAGCGGGATGATGCTCAGCAATTTATGAGATACCTGCATCCTGGTCTTGGTATCG AGCTACCTGAAAGATCCTATGGTGCTGATTGCAGAATCTACGTACCTGAAAATCCCACAAACAGGTTTAAGAATCTTTAT GACACACTGTTTGATGAGTTTGTTTTGGCTCATATCATAGGGTGGTGGGGAAAGGCCATCATGATTCGTAATCAGCCTCTTTTGTGGGTTTTATCCATTGGATTCGAGTTTATGGAG CTTACCTTCCGCCACATGTTACCAAACTTCAACGAGTGTTGGTGGGACAGCATTATTCTAGACATATTGATCTGCAACTGGTTCG GCATATGGGCTGGAATGTGCACGGTTCGGTATTTTGACGGGAAAACATATGAGTGGGTTGGTATAAGCAGGCAACCAAATATCATGGGCAAG gTCAAGCGAACACTTGGCCAATTTACACCAGCTCATTGGGATAAAGATGAATGGCATCCGCTTCTAGGTCCATGGCGGTTTATTCAAGTCCTTAGTCTTTGTGTCATATTCTTGACTGTGGAGTTAAACACATTCTTCTTAAAGTTCTGTCTTTGGATTCCTCCAAGAAATCCTTTGATAGTGTATAGATTGGTTTTCTGGTGGTTAATTGCATTACCAACAATCCGCGAATATAACTCGTACCTACAGGACAG AAAACCAGCGAAAAAGgtaggagcattttgttggcTTTCACTGGCGATATGCATTGTTGAGCTCCTAATCTGTATCAAGTTTGGACATG GATCATTTCCAAATCCAATGCCCAAGTGGGTGGTAATTTTATGGTCATGTGTTGGTACTGGCCTTTTGATGTCGTTGGCTGCATGGTCGTGGCACTTGCATAGAACGATGAGGAGAAAGCGCGATTGA
- the LOC129879900 gene encoding uncharacterized protein LOC129879900, with translation MGKAAKEQLNRALNEHLNTIHETLQALNQTPSSSLEKVSWKEVIQMGEQLYKQATMVGMLWTGEAPEVKALEENMASYFNILQGLLLLSHSSTVGAGPTLSSCIHASIKQVVDSSFMLMKESVSSYGSNNKKQKLSIPQLVGTVWETCSALKKTPATNITAIGRAMTQVAVSMKDVLREMNELKPASSDVGDESSVQDSAEGESKCQDSDDSFAGDLGNDLSPEEMEIARLTTDVVSATLVVIKELIRSITSLLKQESSADTATFVPSLETLLKLSQEIGLQIDELGASLYPPQEISALKAAIEKISCATDEILAELEKLEGCSEDFVKACNGLQSSLKQLEAELDHSDATDTMPKIENLVIA, from the exons atgggAAAAGCAGCGAAGGAGCAATTGAATAGAGCTCTCAACGAGCATCTCAACACGATTCATGAAACTCTTCAG GCATTGAATCAAACACCATCTTCATCTCTTGAAAAAGTTAGCTGGAAAGAGGTTATTCAGATGGGTGAACAGCTTTATAAACAAGCCACTATGG TCGGAATGCTTTGGACTGGAGAAGCTCCAGAGGTTAAAGCACTCGAGGAGAACATGGCttcatattttaatatactGCAAGGGCTCCTTTTGCTTTCCCACTCAAGTACAGTGGGTGCAGGACCTACCCTGTCTTCCTGCATTCATGCGTCCATTAAACAAGTTGTTGACAGCAGTTTCATGTTGATGAAAGAGTCTGTGTCTTCATATG GTTCTAACAACAAAAAACAGAAACTATCAATCCCACAGTTGGTGGGCACTGTCTGGGAAACTTGTTCTGCTCTTAAGAAGACTCCAGCCACAAATATTACTGCTATAGGTCGAGCAATGACACAGGTTGCTGTTTCCATGAAGGATGTACTTCGTGAAATGAATGAACTGAAGCCAGCATCATCTGATGTCGGAGATGAATCTTCTGTTCAAGATTCTGCCGAAGGAGAAAGCAAATGCCAGGATAGTGATGATTCATTTGCAGGTGATCTAGGCAATGATCTTTCTCCGGAGGAGATGGAAATTGCTCGCTTGACTACTGATGTGGTGTCTGCAACCCTTGTGGTCATTAAAGAACTTATTCGCTCCATTACAAGCTTACTTAAGCAGGAAAGTTCTGCGGATACTGCTACTTTTGTACCCTCTCTAGAGACACTACTGAAACTTTCTCAAGAAATCGGGCTACAAATTGACGAACTTGGAGCTTCTCTGTATCCTCCACAAGAAATTTCTGCATTGAAGGCTGCTATAGAGAAGATATCGTGTGCTACTGATGAAATATTGGCGGAGCTGGAAAAACTTGAAGGATGTTCTGAAGATTTTGTTAAAGCATGCAATGGTTTGCAGAGTTCATTGAAACAACTGGAAGCTGAATTAGATCACTCAGATGCAACTGATACTATGCCCAAGATAGAAAACCTTGTTATCGCGTAA
- the LOC129879903 gene encoding pentatricopeptide repeat-containing protein At1g22960, mitochondrial-like gives MTLYVRATKFIIPKTNLNHFSLFVFSSLKRLIFYSSLHQFQCPSDIKITNITRNGNIDGGNGMRDNPFSDVDIQRLILNKIEERGWVTGEEFWVVPDCFHSLINDSDLLVKILSSIHCRPRVALRLFRWAEGQKGFKYSEFSFCTILDILIQNGWVKSSYWVVERVISSNMDKVVDLLVDGYLNLKVSVEILNLFLRIYTKNANVEQCLLVFEKMLTNEMLPDVKNCNRILRNLRDRNLVSKARDVYRMMGEFGIKSTIITYNTMLDLFCREGEVQQALDLLSEMQRTVCYPNDITYNILINGLSKKGEFNHARGLIGEMLNKGLKVSAHTYNPLIYGYCVKGMVVEALSLGEEMEVRGASPTVSTYNTFIYALCQQGQASEARHWFSVMLKKNLVPDIMSYNTLIYGYCRLGDINEAFSLLHDLRSRDLFPTVITYNTIMDGLCRKGDLEDAKQLKDEMMRHGISPDVYTYTTLVHGSCKAGNLPMAKELFDEMLQRGLEPDCIAYTTRIAGVLSLGDILNACKLQEEMSTKGFPPNIIIYNVFVDGIAKLGNLEEATELLQKMVGDGLMPDHITYTSIIHAYLEFGNLKKARELFDEMISKDISPTVVTYTVLIHAHAGKGRLELAHMYFSEMQQKSILPNVITYNALINGLCKYRRINEAYSYFAEMKARGITPNKYTYTILINENCDLGNWQEVLRLFKEMLDNGIQPDSFTYSAMLKNLGRDYKSRAIEYLDFILLGDEGNEGTAKAKS, from the coding sequence ATGACCCTTTATGTTAGAGCTACTAAATTCATCATACCCAAAACAAATCTCAATCATTTCAGCCTTTTCGTATTTTCTTCTCTTAAAAGATTAATCTTTTATTCATCTTTACATCAATTTCAATGCCCATCTGACATAAAAATCACTAATATTACAAGGAATGGTAACATTGATGGTGGAAATGGAATGCGAGATAACCCCTTTTCAGATGTTGATATTCAGAGATTAATTTTGAATAAGATTGAAGAAAGGGGTTGGGTTACGGGGGAGGAATTTTGGGTTGTTCCAGATTGTTTTCATTCTTTAATTAATGATTCTGATTTGTTGGTTAAGATTCTTAGCTCAATTCATTGTCGACCGAGGGTTGCATTGAGATTGTTCAGGTGGGCTGAAGGACAAAAGGGGTTTAAGTATTCAGAGTTTTCGTTTTGTACAATTCTTGATATTTTGATACAGAATGGTTGGGTAAAGTCTTCTTATTGGGTGGTAGAAAGGGTGATTAGTAGTAATATGGATAAAGTTGTCGATTTATTGGTTGATGGGTATTTGAATTTGAAGGTTTCTGTTGAGATACTTAatctttttttgagaatttaCACGAAGAACGCAAATGTGGAGCAGTGCTTGTTAGTTTTTGAGAAGATGCTGACGAATGAGATGTTGCCTGATGTTAAGAATTGTAATAGGATTCTGAGGAACTTAAGGGATAGGAATTTAGTTTCCAAGGCGAGAGATGTGTATAGGATGATGGGTGAGTTTGGGATAAAGTCTACTATTATTACTTATAATACAATGTTGGATTTGTTTTGTAGAGAAGGTGAAGTACAACAGGCTTTGGATCTTTTATCAGAAATGCAGAGAACGGTGTGCTATCCGAATGATATTACATACAATATCTTGATTAATGGGTTATCAAAGAAAGGGGAATTTAACCATGCTAGAGGATTGATTGGAGAGATGTTGAATAAAGGACTGAAGGTTTCAGCTCATACATATAATCCTTTAATTTATGGTTACTGTGTTAAGGGAATGGTTGTGGAGGCATTGAGTCTTGGAGAAGAGATGGAAGTAAGAGGAGCTTCACCTACTGTATcaacttataatacatttatttaTGCTCTTTGCCAGCAGGGGCAAGCAAGTGAAGCAAGACACTGGTTTTCTGTCATGTTGAAGAAGAATTTGGTGCCGGACATAATGTCGTACAACACTTTGATTTACGGATATTGTCGGTTGGGGGATATTAATGAGGCCTTTTCCTTACTACATGATTTAAGGAGCAGGGATCTTTTTCCTACGGTGATCACCTACAATACAATTATGGATGGGCTCTGTAGAAAAGGTGATTTAGAGGATGCTAAGCAGCTGAAAGATGAAATGATGAGACACGGTATCTCTCCTGATGTATATACTTACACTACTCTGGTTCATGGTTCCTGCAAAGCAGGAAATTTACCAATGGCAAAAGAACTATTTGATGAGATGTTACAGAGGGGTTTGGAGCCTGACTGCATTGCTTACACAACTCGAATAGCAGGTGTACTGAGCCTGGGTGACATATTGAACGCATGCAAACTACAAGAGGAAATGTCAACAAAGGGATTCCCACCGAATATAATTATTTACAATGTATTTGTGGATGGTATTGCGAAGCTGGGTAATCTAGAAGAAGCAACTGAGTTATTACAGAAGATGGTTGGGGATGGCCTTATGCCTGACCACATAACATATACCAGTATAATTCATGCCTACCTCGAATTTGGGAACCTAAAGAAAGCGAGAGAGTTGTTTGATGAGATGATAAGCAAAGACATATCTCCAACAGTTGTAACATACACAGTGCTGATTCATGCGCATGCTGGTAAAGGGAGGCTTGAACTTGCACATATGTATTTTTCAGAGATGCAACAGAAGAGCATTCTGCCAAATGTGATTACCTACAATGCACTGATTAATGGCCTTTGCAAGTACAGAAGAATAAACGAGGCTTACAGTTACTTTGCTGAGATGAAAGCAAGAGGAATCACCCCTAATAAATATACCTACACCATTTTGATAAATGAGAATTGTGATTTGGGTAACTGGCAAGAGGTTTTGAGACTGTTCAAAGAAATGTTGGATAACGGAATCCAGCCTGATTCTTTTACATACAGTGCGATGTTGAAAAATCTTGGCAGAGATTATAAATCACGTGCCATAGAATACCTTGACTTTATACTTTTGGGTGATGAAGGTAATGAAGGCACTGCCAAAGCAAAGAGTTGA
- the LOC129879359 gene encoding palmitoyl-acyl carrier protein thioesterase, chloroplastic-like gives MSQIRQNIPTKKQLVDTYRQGTIVEGAYRQTVVIRSYEVGPDKVATIESILNLLQETALNHVWMSGLLSDGFGATHGMMKNNLIWVVSRMQVQIDHYPIWGEIIEIDTWVGASGKNGMRRDWQIRSQATGLVCARATSTWVMMNQQTRRLSKMPEEVRAEISPWFISKQAIKEENPVKIEKLDDTAKYVLSNLKPKRSDLDMNHHVNNVKYVRWMLETIPDQFLESHQLSSIVLEYRRECGSTDIVQSLCEPDEEGLFDDVVVDVDQHKRRISVLHGFSLASGLLEANGLLESFKQSPFSYTHLLKIKEQIKNEEIVRGRTTWKRKISSMPFPS, from the exons ATGTCACAAATTAGGCAAAATATACCTACAAAGAAACAACTTGTGGATACGTATAGACAAGGAACTATTGTTGAAGGGGCATATAGACAAACAGTTGTTATAAGGTCTTATGAAGTTGGTCCTGATAAAGTTGCTACTATTGAAAGCATCCTTAATTTACTTCAG GAAACAGCATTGAATCATGTGTGGATGTCAGGACTACTTAGTGATGGATTTGGTGCTACACATGGGATGATGAAAAATAACCTCATATGGGTGGTATCAAGAATGCAAGTTCAAATAGACCATTATCCAATATG GGGTGAAATAATAGAGATTGACACATGGGTTGGAGCATCAGGCAAAAATGGGATGAGACGCGACTGGCAAATTAGAAGTCAAGCCACAGGCCTTGTATGTGCCAGAGCAACCAG TACATGGGTGATGATGAACCAGCAAACGAGGCGTCTGTCAAAGATGCCGGAAGAAGTTAGGGCTGAAATCTCACCTTGGTTCATTAGTAAACAAGCCATCAAAGAGGAAAATCCTGTTAAGATAGAGAAGTTGGATGACACCGCTAAATATGTGCTTTCGAATTTAAAG CCAAAGAGAAGTGATTTGGACATGAATCACCATGTAAATAATGTAAAATACGTTCGATGGATGCTAGAG ACCATTCCTGACCAATTTTTGGAGAGTCATCAGCTGTCTAGCATCGTGCTGGAATATAGGAGAGAATGTGGAAGCACAGATATCGTTCAATCCCTTTGTGAACCTGATGAAGAGGGACTTTTCGacgatgttgttgttgatgttgatcaACATAAGAGAAGAATTAGTGTACTTCATGGATTTTCATTGGCATCAGGGCTTCTTGAAGCAAATGGACTTCTTGAGTCATTTAAGCAAAGTCCATTTAGCTATACACATTTGCTTAAGATAAAAGAACAGATCAAGAATGAAGAAATTGTTAGAGGAAGGACTACTTGGAAGAGAAAGATATCTTCCATGCCATTTCCTTCCTAA
- the LOC129879901 gene encoding sec-independent protein translocase protein TATC, chloroplastic, with amino-acid sequence MGSSSALISNLHLTQTHCFKCLNSRTSLNINPTRPKLNLSSRKYIKKFSRLVCSAVEDSIEKQREISGANASSLGSAVEDRPDVGDGASEGVFKNGESDSEGSGVYDFLYPSKELLPDDKEMTLFDHLEELRQRLFVSVLAVGAAIVGCFAFSKELILILEAPVLAQGVRFLQLGPGEFFFTTLKVSGYSGLLLGAPVILYEIIAFVLPGLTMSERRFLAPIVLGSSVLFYAGIVFSHLVLTPAALNFFVNYAEGAVESFWSIDQYFEFVLVLMFSTGLSFQVPVIQLLLGQTGLVSGDQMLSIWRYVVVGAVVAAAVLTPSTDPLTQMLLAGPLLGLYLGGAWMVKLSGR; translated from the exons ATGGGAAGTTCAAGTGCTCTCATCTCAAATCTTCACCTGACTCAAACTCACTGTTTCAAATGCTTAAATTCAAGAACTTCTCTGAATATCAACCCAACAAGGCCAAAATTGAATCTTTCTAGCAGAAAATACATCAAAAAGTTCAGTAGACTTGTTTGTTCTGCTGTTGAAGATTCCATAGAGAAACAGAGAGAAATTAGTGGAGCAAATGCTAGTAGTCTTGGTTCAGCTGTTGAAGATAGACCTG atGTCGGTGATGGCGCAAGCGAGGGTGTATTTAAGAACGGTGAATCAGATAGTGAAGGGAGTGGTGTTTATGATTTCCTTTACCCTAGTAAAGAGCTCCTACCAGATGATAAAGAGATGACTCTATTTGATCATTTGGAGGAGTTGCGTCAGAGACTCTTTGTGTCTGTTTTGGCCGTTGGTGCTGCTATAGTGGGATGTTTTGCCTTCTCAAAGGAACTTATCTTGATTCTTGAAGCCCCTGTTCTAGCACAAGGTGTTCGATTTTTGCAACTAGGTCCAGGAGAGTTCTTTTTCACTACTTTAAAG GTCTCAGGATATAGTGGCCTTCTCTTAGGAGCTCCTGTGATTCTCTACGAGATTATAGCCTTTGTACTTCCTGGTTTAACAATGTCAGAAAGAAGATTCCTGGCACCAATTGTCCTTGGATCCTCTGTGCTTTTCTACGCTGGCATTGTTTTCTCACACTTGGTTCTCACTCCAGCAGCCTTGAATTTCTTTGTTAATTATGCAGAAGGGGCCGTTGAATCTTTTTGGTCCATTGATCAATACTTCGAATTTGTGCTCGTACTCATGTTCAGCACAGGATTGTCTTTCCAG GTTCCTGTCATTCAACTGCTTCTCGGACAAACTGGTCTTGTGTCGGGAGATCAAATGCTGTCGATTTGGAGATACGTGGTGGTAGGTGCTGTCGTTGCTGCTGCAGTGCTCACACCATCAACTGATCCCCTTACTCAAATGCTTCTAGCTGGGCCCCTTTTGGGTCTTTACTTGGGTGGTGCATGGATGGTTAAGCTTTCTGGGCGCTGA